The Fundidesulfovibrio soli sequence CTTGACCTCCTTGGGCACGGCGGAGACGGCCACGAACTCCACGGACTTGGCCAGCAGCTGGCCGTTGCGGTCCAGGATGACGCCGCGCTTGCCCCTGTCATACTCGGAGGCCATGTGCTGGCGCAGGGCCTGCTCCGCCAGCTGTGGCCCCTGCACGATCTGCAGGAAACCCGCCCGGACCCAGAGGCTGGCCCAGAACAAAAAGAACACGCCGCCAACGAACATGAGTCGCATGCGGCTGAAGTCGCGGATCTGTTTCTGTGCGCGGCTCACGTACTCTTCTTCCTCTTGGCGTCCTGCTCGGGGCCTGCGGGGCCGGCCACCTTGCTGCGGGGGGCCTTCTTCATCACCTTGGAGGGCGGGCAGTCCTCGGGCTTCTTCTTGGCGACCTTCTCCGGGGCCGGGGGAGCGGCCTTGATCACCGGGGAGGCCAGCTCCTCGCCGGCGGCGCCCAGGCGCCTGATCTGGCCGGGGCGGGCCTGGGTCAGGCCGTACTGGGAGGCCAGCACGCGCAGCCGCTCCGGGGTGAGCATGGTGTTGCGCTCCACCTCCAGCTTGGAGATGAGCGACTCCTGGGCCACGATCTCGGTCTGGAGGCGCTTGAGCTCGTAGGCCATGTCCACGCGCTCGATGTTCACCCAGGTCAAGCCCAGGCCCAGCGCCAGGAAGACGAGCACCGAAAAGGCCATGGTGATGGCCCATTCCTTGGTGACGCCGGTCTTCACTTGGCCTCCTGGGCGGGCAGCCTTTCCGCCACGCGCAGCTTGGCGCTGCGGGCCCTTGGGTTGGCGGCGGCCTCCTCGGGGGAGGCCATGAGGGGCTTCTTGGTCAGGATGCGCAGACGTGGGGCGTGGCCGCAGGTGCACAGCGGCTGACGGGGCGGGCACAGACAGCTGGAGGCTTCGCGCCGGAAGGCCTGCTTCACCAGGCGGTCTTCCAGGGAGTGGAAGGAGATGACGGCCACGCGGCCGCCGGGATGCAGGGAGTCCACGATCCTGTCCAGAAAATCCTTCAATTCGTCGAGTTCATGGTTCACGGCCATGCGCAGCGCCTGAAAGGTGCGCGTGGCTGGATGGTTGCGGGCGTTGGCCCTCCACTTGGGCGGGTAGGCCCGCTCCACCAGCTTGGCCAGCTCCAGGGTGGTCTCGATGGGCTTCCTGGCGCGCTCGGCCTCGATGGCCCGGGCGATGCGCCCGGCCTGGGGCTCCTCGCCGTATTCGCGGATGAGGTCGCGCAGGCGCTCGAAATTCCATTTGTTCACGATATTCGCGGCAGGCTCGGAGCCGTCGGCCACGCTCATGCGCATGTCCAGCGGGCCGTCGGCCACGAAGCTGAAGCCGCGTTCGGCCTCGTCCAGTTGGGGGGACGAAACGCCGACGTCGGCCAGGGCGGCGTCCACGCCGTCCCAGCCGATCTCTTCCAGGGCCTGGGGGAACTGCGAAAAGCGCATCTGCCGCGCCGTGACCTTGCCGGGGTAGCCCGACAGGTTCTCGGTGGCGCGGTTGATGGCGGATTCGTCGCGGTCCAGCCCCAGAATCTCCAAGTCGCCTCCCGTCCTGGCCAGCATGGCCAGGGAATGGCCGCCCAGCCCCAGGGTGGCGTCCAGGACGCGCATCCCGGGACGGAGGTTCAGGAGATCGCACACCTCCCGCACGAGGACGGGGGCGTGCCGGGGGTCGTGTTCCACGATGTCCCCCGGTATCTAGAGATGCAGCTCGAACCCGGCGTCCGCGAGGGTCGTCAGGTCGGCGTCGAGGTTGTCTTCGGTCTCCTTGCGCATGGACTCGAAGGTGGCTTTGTCCCAGATCTCGAATTTGTCCACCATGCCCGCCAGGATGCAGTCCTTGTCGAGCTTGGCATAGCTGCGTAAGTAGGGCGGCACGAGGATGCGGCCCTGCTTGTCCAGCTCGACCTCAACCGCTCCGGCGATGATGAAGCGCTGGATTTTGCGCAGGGTGGTGTTGAGCACGTTGACGCGCTTGAAGCCCTCCTCGATGGAGGCCCACTGCGGAAGGGTGTAGCCGACCACGCAGCCGTCGAAGTTGGTGAGCATGAGCCTGCCCTCCGGGGAATGCCTGAAGACCTCCTCCCGGTAATCGGGAGGCAGCATCAGACGCCCCTTGGGGTCGAGATTTCGTTCGGAGTGTCCTCTGAACATTCAGGCCCTCACACAACTCACCACTTTTTACCACTCTCTTCCACTTGCCTCTCAAACAATCCCCCCTTTATGTCAAGTTAAAAGGAAAATTCTCAAAGCGTTGCTTCGCGCCGCTAACTATCGCAACACCTCAACAACGCGTGATATTTGAAGAATCGGCGTTGAAGACCCCTCGGAAAGGGTCAAAAAACGTCCCCGGATGGTCCCACTCTGGGCAGGCGCCGATTCCCACCCGGAGGGGGCATCTCCCACTTCGGCGCGATTTTACCACCCGGACTCACTGCCGGGCTTCGGACGGGCCGCGCCGCGAACGGATGGGGGGAGAGAGGGTGGCCTGAGGGGCTGTCCGCGACACGCCGCGGACGCCGCGCCAGGCGCCCCGACCGTCGCAAAACCGGTTGTAATGCTTGTAATAGCGAACCGGGCAGGGTAGGTGTACCGGCAAGCCGAGGGATTATGCGCGGCGACCCACAACCCACCCTATCCACATGAGCGAGAAGCGCCTGAACAAAGAGATGGAGGATCTGGAAGAGGAATACTACCAGATCAGCCCGGACATTCTGCTCAGCTTCAACAAGTTCCGCCCTCCCCTGAACATCTTCAGGCTCAAGGAGGACGTCGTCCGGCTGGTACCTTTCTATAAGGTAGGGGAGCGCCTGAGCAAGGAGAAGGGGGAGGAGCTGGAGAACCTGGTCCAGCTGGGCCTCATCTTCGTCTCCCGGGCGGACCACGCGGTCTACGTCAAGCACATCTCCTACCAGTTGGACCTGGTGCTCATGGACCGGCACCTCACCGAAAGCGAAACCGCCGACATCTTCCAGGCCGCCCTCACCCGGCGCATGGAGGAATTCATCGAGCAACCCGTGAAGGCCGTGGCCGACAAGCTCGTGGCCGACGTGCTGGTGCTCACCGAATACCTCTGGCAGGATGTGAACCGGGGCAAGGCCATCTCGCGCCGGGTGCACGCCAAGCACACCCTGGCCAACCACTCGGTCAACTGCGGTTTCGTGGGCCTGCAGCTCTTCCTGCAGACCGCGCCCGACATCAAGCAGGACCCCAAAGGCCGCCAGGCCCTGGACCGGCTGGCCCTCGGCCTGTTCCTGCACGACGCGGGCATGAGCAAGATTCCAGCCTTCCTGCGCGAGAAAACCCAGACCATCACGTCCGAGGAGCGCCAGAAGCTCCTCAAGCACCCGCTGCTGGGCATGGAGATGCTGGCCAAGCTCGACCTGCGCTTCCCCGAGGTGGAGCAGTGCGTGCTGCAACACCACGAACGCCTGGGCGGGACCGGCTACCCCCAGAAGCTCTCGGGCGGCGACCTGTCCATCCCGGGCCTGCTGACCGCCGTGGTGGATTCCTATTGCGCCATGATCACCGAGAGGCCCTACGCCAAGGCCATGCCCCCCAAGGCCGCCGCGGCCGCCCTGGGCGGGGACCCGAAATACGACCCGCGCTTCACCAAGCAGCTGGCCACCTACCTGATCAACACGAAGCAGATGTAGCCGGCCGCCGAGCGTGCATATCAATCAAAAGCCCGGGCCGGGGATGTGCGCGCACATCCCCGGCCCGGGCTTTTCAGCCACCCCAAGCCTGGGGAGCCGCCCTGAAATCAGTTTCGGATCAGCCTTCCTGGGAGTCTTCCCAGTCGAGCTGCATGAACACGTCCTCGGCGGCGATCACGCCCAGCACCTTGCCGCCCTCAAGCACCACGGCCCAGCGCCTGCGGGTGGAGAGCATGGACTCCAGCACCACGGCCAGGGGGTCCTGCGGCTTGACCACGGGCAGGTCGCGCTCCACCACCTCTCCGGCCCTGCGGGAGAAGCACTTGCGGCAGACCGTACGGAACTTGGACTCGAAGTCCTGCCCCTGGGTCAGCTTCAGGGAGTCGTCCAGGGCGCACTGCTCGGTGTAGAGCAGCAGCCACCAGGCCGTCACAGCGCCCTTGAACTCCCCGTCTTCGGAGAGCACCACGGCGCAGGCCCTTTCAGGGTGATCCTTCATGGCCTTGCGCAGCCTGAGCGCACCCTCGCGCAGGCTGTCGCTCTCGCGGATGGTGATGAAATCGGTGCGCATGACGTCCCAGGCGCGTTCGCGTAACAGCATGGATGGTCCTCGTGGGGTTTGCCGCGCTTTACCAACGGCGTTGCTTTTTGTAATCTTAATTGGTTGGCGGCTCCTTGAAAAGCCCCAGGACCACCCCCCCGTGAAAAACCGCTTAGTCGTATCAATCTCCGACATGAAGATCTCGCGCAGGCCGCGGGACATGCTTGTCACCCACTCGCTGGGCTCCTGCCTGGGCCTGGCGGCCTACGACCCCGCCGCGCGGGTGGGGGGGCTCATCCATTGCCTGCTTCCCCGCGCCGTTGGCCCCAACGTGGAGAACCCCTACATGTACGTCAACGTGGGGGTGCCGCTGATGATCCGCAAGCTG is a genomic window containing:
- a CDS encoding HPP family protein, encoding MLLRERAWDVMRTDFITIRESDSLREGALRLRKAMKDHPERACAVVLSEDGEFKGAVTAWWLLLYTEQCALDDSLKLTQGQDFESKFRTVCRKCFSRRAGEVVERDLPVVKPQDPLAVVLESMLSTRRRWAVVLEGGKVLGVIAAEDVFMQLDWEDSQEG
- a CDS encoding HD-GYP domain-containing protein, with amino-acid sequence MSEKRLNKEMEDLEEEYYQISPDILLSFNKFRPPLNIFRLKEDVVRLVPFYKVGERLSKEKGEELENLVQLGLIFVSRADHAVYVKHISYQLDLVLMDRHLTESETADIFQAALTRRMEEFIEQPVKAVADKLVADVLVLTEYLWQDVNRGKAISRRVHAKHTLANHSVNCGFVGLQLFLQTAPDIKQDPKGRQALDRLALGLFLHDAGMSKIPAFLREKTQTITSEERQKLLKHPLLGMEMLAKLDLRFPEVEQCVLQHHERLGGTGYPQKLSGGDLSIPGLLTAVVDSYCAMITERPYAKAMPPKAAAAALGGDPKYDPRFTKQLATYLINTKQM
- the rsmH gene encoding 16S rRNA (cytosine(1402)-N(4))-methyltransferase RsmH, which translates into the protein MEHDPRHAPVLVREVCDLLNLRPGMRVLDATLGLGGHSLAMLARTGGDLEILGLDRDESAINRATENLSGYPGKVTARQMRFSQFPQALEEIGWDGVDAALADVGVSSPQLDEAERGFSFVADGPLDMRMSVADGSEPAANIVNKWNFERLRDLIREYGEEPQAGRIARAIEAERARKPIETTLELAKLVERAYPPKWRANARNHPATRTFQALRMAVNHELDELKDFLDRIVDSLHPGGRVAVISFHSLEDRLVKQAFRREASSCLCPPRQPLCTCGHAPRLRILTKKPLMASPEEAAANPRARSAKLRVAERLPAQEAK
- the mraZ gene encoding division/cell wall cluster transcriptional repressor MraZ; the encoded protein is MLPPDYREEVFRHSPEGRLMLTNFDGCVVGYTLPQWASIEEGFKRVNVLNTTLRKIQRFIIAGAVEVELDKQGRILVPPYLRSYAKLDKDCILAGMVDKFEIWDKATFESMRKETEDNLDADLTTLADAGFELHL